In Glycine max cultivar Williams 82 chromosome 7, Glycine_max_v4.0, whole genome shotgun sequence, a single window of DNA contains:
- the LOC100819529 gene encoding subtilisin-like protease SBT1.5 translates to MAPPYPSLLILLFLLTSQVTCYGSEKEKSKTFIIQVQHEAKPSIFPTHKHWYDSSLSSISTTASVIHTYHTVFHGFSAKLSPSEAQKLQSLAHVITLIPEQLRSPHTTRSPEFLGLTTADRTGLLHETDFGSDLVIGVIDTGIWPERQSFNDRGLGPVPSKWKGKCVAGENFPASSCNRKLIGARWFSGGYEATHGKMNETTEFRSPRDSDGHGTHTASIAAGRYVSQASTLGYAKGVAAGMAPKARLAVYKVCWSDGCYDSDILAAFDAAVSDGVDVASLSVGGVVVPYHLDVIAIGAFGAASAGVFVSASAGNGGPGGLTVTNVAPWVTTVGAGTLDRDFPANVKLGNGKIVPGISIYGGPGLTPGRMYPIVYAGVGQFGGGGGSGGVDGYSSSLCLEGSLDPKFVKGKIVVCDRGINSRAAKGEEVKKNGGVGMILANGVFDGEGLVADCHVLPATAVGATGGDEIRSYIGNSRTPATATIVFKGTRLGVRPAPVVASFSARGPNPESPEILKPDVIAPGLNILAAWPDHVGPSGVPSDGRRTEFNILSGTSMACPHVSGLAALLKAAHPDWSPAAIRSALMTTAYTVDNKGDPMLDESTGNVSSVFDYGAGHVHPVKAMNPGLVYDISTSDYVNFLCNSNYTTNTIHVITRRNADCSGAKRAGHSGNLNYPSLSAVFQLYGKKRMATHFIRTVTNVGDPNSVYKVTIKPPRGTVVTVKPDTLNFRRVGQKLNFLVRVQIRAVKLSPGGSSVKSGSIVWSDGKHTVTSPLVVTMQQPLD, encoded by the coding sequence ATGGCTCCTCCATATCCCTCCCTGCTCATTCTCCTATTTTTGTTGACAAGCCAAGTTACTTGTTATGGTTCAGAGAAGGAAAAGAGTAAAACTTTCATAATCCAAGTCCAGCACGAAGCCAAGCCTTCCATATTCCCAACCCACAAACACTGGTACGACTCCTCCCTCTCTTCCATCTCCACCACCGCTTCTGTTATCCACACCTACCACACCGTTTTCCACGGCTTCTCCGCAAAGCTCTCACCTTCCGAGGCACAGAAGCTTCAATCTCTCGCCCACGTCATCACTCTCATACCCGAACAGCTTCGCTCGCCTCACACCACCCGCTCCCCTGAGTTTCTCGGCTTAACCACCGCCGACAGAACCGGGTTGCTCCACGAGACCGATTTCGGCTCCGATCTCGTCATCGGAGTCATCGACACCGGAATCTGGCCGGAGCGACAGAGCTTCAACGACCGCGGCCTCGGCCCCGTTCCCTCCAAATGGAAGGGCAAGTGCGTCGCCGGAGAAAATTTTCCGGCAAGTTCGTGCAACCGGAAACTCATCGGCGCGAGGTGGTTCTCAGGCGGATACGAAGCCACCCACGGGAAGATGAACGAGACCACTGAGTTCCGCTCGCCAAGAGACTCCGACGGCCACGGCACGCACACTGCGTCGATCGCCGCCGGGAGGTACGTCTCTCAGGCGTCCACGTTGGGGTACGCGAAGGGCGTCGCCGCCGGCATGGCGCCGAAGGCGCGGCTCGCGGTGTATAAAGTCTGCTGGAGCGACGGCTGCTACGACTCCGACATCCTCGCTGCCTTCGACGCCGCCGTGTCCGACGGCGTCGACGTGGCGTCGCTCAGCGTCGGAGGTGTTGTGGTGCCTTACCACCTCGATGTCATTGCTATTGGCGCCTTCGGCGCCGCCTCCGCCGGCGTTTTTGTCTCTGCCTCCGCTGGCAACGGCGGTCCCGGCGGACTCACGGTGACCAATGTGGCGCCGTGGGTGACCACCGTCGGTGCCGGAACGTTAGACCGAGATTTTCCGGCGAATGTGAAGCTTGGAAATGGAAAAATAGTACCTGGAATTAGTATTTATGGTGGACCGGGTCTAACTCCGGGTCGAATGTACCCGATTGTGTATGCAGGTGTTGGACAATTTGGCGGCGGCGGTGGAAGTGGTGGTGTTGATGGTTATTCATCGTCACTTTGTTTAGAAGGTTCCTTAGATCCTAAGTTTGTAAAAGGAAAAATTGTTGTGTGTGATAGAGGCATTAATTCAAGAGCTGCTAAAGGTGAGGAAGTTAAGAAAAATGGAGGGGTTGGCATGATTTTGGCAAATGGTGTATTTGATGGTGAAGGATTAGTAGCTGATTGCCATGTATTACCTGCCACGGCAGTTGGCGCCACCGGCGGCGATGAGATACGGAGTTACATTGGGAATTCGCGGACTCCGGCCACCGCGACAATCGTGTTCAAGGGGACAAGGCTAGGGGTTAGGCCAGCACCTGTGGTGGCATCATTTTCAGCAAGAGGGCCAAACCCTGAGTCCCCAGAGATTTTGAAGCCTGATGTTATAGCTCCAGGATTGAACATTCTTGCAGCTTGGCCTGATCATGTTGGACCCTCTGGGGTACCCTCTGATGGGCGTAGGACTGAGTTTAACATCCTCTCTGGGACTTCAATGGCTTGTCCTCATGTTTCTGGTTTGGCTGCTTTGTTGAAAGCAGCACATCCTGATTGGAGTCCTGCTGCCATTAGGTCTGCTTTGATGACCACTGCTTACACTGTGGACAACAAGGGTGATCCCATGTTGGATGAGTCCACTGGGAATGTTTCATCAGTGTTTGATTATGGTGCTGGCCATGTTCATCCAGTGAAGGCCATGAACCCTGGATTGGTTTATGATATCTCCACTTCTGATTATGTGAATTTCTTGTGCAATTCAAATTACACCACCAACACTATCCATGTCATTACTAGGAGGAATGCTGATTGCAGTGGGGCTAAAAGAGCAGGACATTCTGGGAACCTGAATTACCCTTCATTGTCTGCAGTGTTTCAGCTATATGGAAAGAAGAGAATGGCTACACATTTTATTAGGACTGTGACCAATGTTGGGGACCCTAATTCAGTGTACAAGGTCACCATTAAGCCGCCGCGTGGAACGGTGGTCACAGTGAAGCCAGACACCTTGAATTTCAGGAGGGTGGGACAGAAGTTGAACTTTCTTGTTAGGGTTCAGATTAGGGCTGTTAAGCTTTCTCCTGGAGGTTCTAGTGTGAAGAGTGGCTCCATAGTTTGGTCTGATGGGAAGCACACTGTCACAAGTCCCTTGGTTGTGACAATGCAGCAGCCTCTGGATTAG